A region of the Candidatus Omnitrophota bacterium genome:
CTGCTCGGAGCCGCAACACAGAACAACTATAAGACGCTCGCCGCGACGACGCTGGCCGACGGCCATTCAATAATCGCCGAATCGCCTATAGATATAAATATCGCCAAGCAGGTGAATATATTGATAAGCGACATGGGACTCGATCCCTCTAAGATCGTCATGCATCCGACCACTACATCCCTGGGGTACGGGATGGAATACGTATATTCCATAATGGAGCGCGCGCGGCTTGCCGCGTTCATCGGCGACAAGATGCTCTCGATGCCGTTCATACTTTTTGTCGGCCAGGAGACATGGAGGATCAAAGAAGCGAAAGAATCCGGGTTACGGCAGGGCGTGAACTGGGAAGCGGCCACCGCCGTATCGATGATCCAGGCAGGCGCTGACCTGATAGTGCTGCGCCATCCGGAAGCGGCAAAAGCGGTTGGAAAATATATAGACGTTCTGATGAAAAAATAATGATGAGCGGGGGATCCAATGATAGTGATCGGCGAACTTATAAACGGCATGTACAAGGATGTAGGAAAGGCGATCATCAATAAAGAGGGCGACGTCATACAGCATCTGGCGCTCGACCAGGTCAAGGCAGGCGCGACAGTCCTGGACGTCAATACCGGCCCGTATTCGAAGAATCCGAAAGACGATATGAGATGGCTCGTGGAATCGATCCAGAAGGTCACGGACGTTTCTTTGTCGCTCGATTCGACAAAAGCCGATGTGATAGAAGAGGGGTTGAGGCTGGCCAAAAGGCGCGCTATAATAAATTCTACTAATGCCGACGAAGAG
Encoded here:
- a CDS encoding acetyl-CoA decarbonylase/synthase complex subunit delta encodes the protein MPIELLKEKYSGAINVVSVGTGPKAIKIGGETSLPFLFEEGDTPNAPVIAFEILDCEPSDWPDQLKEPFGDSVKDPAAWAKKCVEDFGARALCVRLQSVHPDCGNVSPDKAVSVLKSIASAVKVPLIVVGCGDDELDNDLLPKASQAMKGENVLLGAATQNNYKTLAATTLADGHSIIAESPIDINIAKQVNILISDMGLDPSKIVMHPTTTSLGYGMEYVYSIMERARLAAFIGDKMLSMPFILFVGQETWRIKEAKESGLRQGVNWEAATAVSMIQAGADLIVLRHPEAAKAVGKYIDVLMKK